Proteins encoded by one window of Pseudorca crassidens isolate mPseCra1 chromosome 3, mPseCra1.hap1, whole genome shotgun sequence:
- the NDUFA11 gene encoding NADH dehydrogenase [ubiquinone] 1 alpha subcomplex subunit 11, with translation MAKTLLHQYWDIPEGTECHHKAYATTSIGGATGLIASAYSVALQTPASFLEGVARTGRYTFTAAAIGAIFGLTSCISAQVREKPDDPLNYFLGGCAGGLALGARTHSYGIGAAACAYMGMTAALVKMGQLEGWKVFAEPKV, from the exons ATGGCTAAGACGCTTCTTCACCAGTACTGGGACATCCCCGAAGGTACCGAGTGCCACCACAAGGCCTACGCCACCACCAGTATCGGTGGTGCCACTG GCCTCATCGCCTCCGCCTACAGCGTGGCGCTCCAGACCCCGGCCTCCTTCCTGGAGGGAGTGGCGAGGACAGGACGGTACACGTTTACCGCAG CTGCCATCGGTGCCATATTCGGCCTGACCTCCTGCATCAGCGCCCAGGTCCGCGAGAAGCCTGACGACCCTCTCAACTACTTCCTCGGAGGCTGCGCCGGAGGCTTGGCCCTGGGAGCACGCA CCCACAGCTACGGGATTGGAGCTGCCGCCTGTGCGTACATGGGCATGACGGCCGCCCTGGTCAAGATGGGCCAGCTGGAGGGCTGGAAGGTGTTTGCAGAGCCCAAGGTGTGA